The following nucleotide sequence is from Allocatelliglobosispora scoriae.
CAGCGCTATCACGATGCCGATGAGCAGCACCTTCTGCTGGTACTGCCGGGGGACGGCGAACCGGCCCATGATGATCACGAAGACGAAGAGGTTGTCGATGGAGAGGCTGTATTCCGTGAGCCAGCCGGCGAAGAACTCGCCACCGTAGGTGCCACCGTGCTTGCCGTAGACGTAGACCCCGAACGCGACGGCCAGCGCAACATAGAAGAGGACCCAGAGGGTCGATTCCTTCATGGAGGGCTCGTGCGGCCGTCGCGCCACGATGACGAAGTCGATGAGCAACAGCACCATGAGGCCGACGAGGGTGACGCCCCACTCAAGGCTGGACACGTTCATAAATTAACCCTCCGGTAGGCAGCGCAAAACCACCGGAGGTCTCTTCTGCCACGGAAAATCCCGTGACCGACGGAACCGGGCCTCTATGCGCAGGCCGTGCTGACGACTCCGCCGCGAGGGAATACTCCCCTCCCGATCGAACATTATTCTCCATGATGACCTACTCGGGTCCGCTTCCGGGGCTGAAATCGAGTGTGAAAAGATCCTCCAATGGTTGTGGAAGTGGCTATTTTCGACATCGTCCCCGGTCAGGAGGACGACTTCGCGGCCGCCTATGAGCAGGGTCACCACGTTCTCGCCAGCACTCCGGGCTGCCACGGCGTGCGGATGACCCGGGGGATCGAGACCCCGACCCGGTTCATCCTCATCGTCGAGTGGGACTCGGTCCAGGCACACACGCAGAACTTCCGGGAGTCGGAGCGCTTCGGCGTCTGGCGCGGTCTGATCGGCCCCTACTTCGCCACGCCGCCGCTGATGGAGCACTTCATCGACGTGACCGCCGGGGCGCCGGTGGAGGAAGCCAGCCTTGGGCACTAGGCATGACCTGTTGCGCACCATCGACGGTGTG
It contains:
- a CDS encoding antibiotic biosynthesis monooxygenase family protein, which produces MVVEVAIFDIVPGQEDDFAAAYEQGHHVLASTPGCHGVRMTRGIETPTRFILIVEWDSVQAHTQNFRESERFGVWRGLIGPYFATPPLMEHFIDVTAGAPVEEASLGH